A region from the Riemerella anatipestifer genome encodes:
- a CDS encoding efflux RND transporter periplasmic adaptor subunit yields the protein MNKITLLSVLIILNLSSCKSEDKDKKEEMPIYPTTQPLKMDTNISKDFVAQIQSQKNIEIRAQGKGFLDKIYVDEGQYVKAGQVLFRIMPQVYEAEFMKTRAEVEQARIEYQNASILAGNNIVSKNEKALAKAKLDAASAEMRMAQLHLSFTTIRAPFSGVINRIPLKLGSLIEEGDLLTSLSDNTNVYAYFNVSEPEYLSYQTNADERSKQQVTLVMANGQEHPEKGFIQNIEGEFNNETGNIAFRAKFPNSDLLLRNGQTGKVRMEIPVKNALIIPQKATYEIQDQKYVFVVDKNGKVESRNIKVTYSLPDIYVVSSGLSAGDKILLEGVQKVRDNDVVKTQFQNPREVLKTLKLNAN from the coding sequence ATGAATAAAATCACACTTTTATCAGTACTAATAATTTTAAATCTATCCTCTTGCAAGTCAGAAGATAAAGATAAAAAAGAAGAGATGCCTATTTATCCAACAACTCAACCCCTAAAAATGGATACTAATATCTCCAAAGATTTTGTAGCTCAAATACAATCCCAAAAAAATATAGAAATAAGAGCTCAAGGGAAGGGTTTTTTGGATAAAATCTATGTGGACGAAGGTCAGTATGTAAAAGCAGGACAAGTTCTGTTCAGAATAATGCCACAAGTCTATGAAGCTGAATTCATGAAAACAAGAGCTGAGGTAGAACAAGCTAGAATAGAATACCAAAACGCAAGTATTTTGGCTGGGAATAATATTGTTTCCAAAAATGAAAAAGCTTTGGCTAAAGCTAAACTAGATGCCGCGAGTGCAGAAATGAGAATGGCTCAGTTACATTTGTCTTTTACCACTATCAGAGCACCATTTTCTGGGGTTATCAATAGAATTCCTCTCAAATTAGGAAGTCTTATAGAAGAAGGAGATTTATTAACGAGTCTTTCAGATAATACCAATGTCTATGCTTATTTTAATGTTTCTGAACCAGAATATTTGAGTTATCAAACCAATGCTGATGAGAGAAGCAAGCAGCAAGTAACTCTAGTTATGGCAAATGGTCAAGAGCACCCAGAGAAAGGTTTTATCCAAAATATAGAAGGAGAGTTTAATAATGAAACAGGTAACATAGCCTTCCGTGCTAAGTTTCCTAACTCGGATTTGCTTTTAAGAAACGGACAAACAGGAAAAGTAAGAATGGAGATTCCCGTGAAGAATGCACTTATTATCCCACAAAAGGCAACCTATGAAATTCAGGATCAGAAATATGTTTTTGTTGTAGATAAAAATGGTAAAGTAGAATCTAGAAATATTAAAGTTACTTATTCTTTACCAGATATTTATGTGGTGAGTTCAGGGCTTTCTGCGGGTGACAAAATATTATTAGAAGGAGTACAAAAGGTAAGAGATAATGATGTTGTAAAAACTCAGTTTCAAAATCCTAGAGAGGTATTAAAAACTCTAAAACTTAATGCCAACTAA